Proteins from one Candidatus Zixiibacteriota bacterium genomic window:
- a CDS encoding DNA polymerase III subunit alpha, with protein sequence MKHADFVHLHNHSQYSLLDGATRIPEMVERAKTLKMPALALTDHGNLFGAIEFYTKCRAAGIVPIIGCETYVAPRGMQHKQPVPGAPDGGYHLLLLARNLTGYKNLVKLVSAASLEGFYHRPRIDFDLLKQHAEGLTVTSACAQGEVAQNILAGRDTGAEETARRYLDLFGSEGYFLEIQDHRIDVEDRVRPAVIALSRRLGVGLVATNDCHYLEQGHARAHDALLCIQTGKTLADADRMRYNTDQLYFKSPEEMKELFADVPEAIDNTMKIAEGCRLELELDRLHLPDFPLPRGFDSKDGYLSHLAREGLARRYRHATPGLEQRLEYELSVIRATGFAGYFLVVADLVHYAKMHDIPVGPGRGSAAGSLVSYCLQITDIDPIRFGLLFERFLNPERISMPDIDIDFSDRGRDEVIRYVIDKYGKDNVCQIITFGTMAARGVVRDVGRVLGISYGEVDRIAKIIPFEIDMTLEKALRLRPELNQMAEDDPRVATLLDFSRTLEGLTRHASTHAAGVVIAPDALTEFVPLYKGNKGEITTQYDMKCVEKIGLLKMDFLGLRTLTVIDDALRAVAANRGVTIDWEALGLADSAVYDLFASGETIGIFQFESSGMRDYLRKLRPTEFEDLIAMNALYRPGPLDANMIDEYIARKHGHKEIVHLHPRIEPVLKDTYGVIVYQDQVMQVAAELAGFSMAKADTLRAAMGKKNAEIMARMKGEFIGGAVTRGVEEATAEKIFEFCETFARYGFNRSHAAAYALLAYRCAYLKAHHPVEFMAATMSSETGDTDRIRVLMRECRRLGLSVDPPDINASGAAFTALGDRILFGLSAVKNVGESAVLSVVRSRQEGGPYTSLFDFTARVDGRAVNRRALEALVCSGAFDRVPGHRAQILAVVEDAMSWGAQSAADRRVGQASLFAAGEQESTAPALPDVPRWTKEQLWAKEKEVLGFYVSGHPLQAYADDLKLFATATTDQAGELPDESDVQIAGVVTQVRTQTDRKGQLMAFLTLEDFGGSIEAICFADPYRRYGSILTNDALVILGGRLSTREGEQPKIVVQTAVLLSQARQSAVLDVHAHLTPEQINDGILDELDAILGRYDRGNGFLYLHVPVGDEMVKIRARRIRLEGGRELVDSLRELLGEEAVFCTRG encoded by the coding sequence ATGAAACACGCCGACTTTGTCCATCTGCATAACCACAGCCAGTATTCGCTCTTGGACGGGGCGACGCGCATCCCCGAGATGGTGGAACGGGCCAAGACGCTGAAGATGCCGGCCTTGGCGCTAACCGATCACGGGAATCTCTTCGGGGCGATTGAATTCTACACCAAATGCCGCGCCGCCGGGATTGTGCCGATCATCGGCTGCGAGACCTATGTCGCGCCGCGCGGCATGCAGCACAAACAACCGGTCCCCGGCGCCCCCGATGGCGGATATCACCTCCTCTTGCTGGCGCGCAATCTGACCGGGTACAAGAACCTCGTCAAGCTGGTCAGCGCCGCCTCTCTGGAGGGATTCTATCACCGGCCGCGCATCGATTTCGACCTGCTCAAGCAGCACGCTGAGGGGCTGACCGTCACCTCCGCCTGCGCCCAAGGTGAAGTGGCTCAGAATATCCTCGCCGGACGCGACACCGGCGCGGAAGAAACGGCCCGCCGCTACCTCGATCTGTTCGGTTCCGAAGGGTATTTCCTGGAGATCCAGGACCACCGCATCGACGTGGAGGACCGTGTCCGTCCGGCGGTGATCGCGCTTTCGCGACGGTTGGGAGTCGGTCTGGTCGCGACCAACGACTGCCACTACTTGGAACAGGGACACGCCCGGGCACACGATGCGCTTCTCTGCATCCAGACCGGCAAGACACTGGCCGATGCCGACCGCATGCGCTACAACACCGACCAACTGTACTTCAAGTCGCCGGAGGAGATGAAGGAGCTCTTTGCCGATGTCCCGGAGGCGATCGACAACACGATGAAGATCGCCGAGGGGTGCCGTCTGGAGCTGGAACTCGACCGTCTGCATCTGCCGGATTTTCCCCTACCGCGCGGCTTCGACTCCAAGGACGGCTACCTCTCACACTTGGCGCGGGAGGGACTGGCCCGGCGCTACCGTCATGCCACGCCCGGCCTGGAACAACGCCTCGAGTATGAGCTGAGTGTCATCCGCGCCACCGGGTTCGCCGGGTACTTCCTGGTGGTGGCCGACCTCGTGCACTATGCCAAGATGCACGACATTCCGGTCGGTCCGGGTCGCGGCTCCGCCGCCGGATCGCTGGTGTCGTACTGTCTCCAGATCACGGACATCGATCCGATCCGCTTCGGTTTGCTCTTCGAGCGCTTCCTCAATCCGGAACGAATTTCGATGCCGGACATCGATATCGACTTCTCCGATCGCGGGCGCGATGAGGTCATCCGCTATGTGATCGACAAGTACGGCAAGGACAACGTCTGCCAGATCATCACCTTCGGCACGATGGCGGCACGCGGCGTCGTCCGCGACGTCGGCCGCGTGCTCGGGATATCCTACGGTGAGGTCGACCGCATCGCCAAGATCATCCCCTTCGAGATCGACATGACGCTGGAGAAGGCGTTGCGTTTACGTCCGGAGTTGAACCAGATGGCCGAGGACGATCCGCGCGTGGCGACGCTGTTGGATTTCTCCCGCACGCTGGAGGGACTGACCCGTCATGCCTCGACGCATGCGGCCGGGGTCGTGATCGCGCCGGATGCGCTCACCGAGTTCGTGCCGCTCTACAAGGGGAACAAGGGCGAAATCACGACCCAGTACGACATGAAGTGCGTGGAGAAGATCGGTCTTCTGAAGATGGACTTCCTCGGTCTGCGCACGCTGACGGTCATCGATGACGCCCTCCGCGCGGTGGCGGCCAATCGCGGCGTGACGATCGACTGGGAGGCGCTGGGGCTGGCCGATTCGGCGGTCTATGACCTGTTCGCCTCCGGCGAGACGATCGGCATCTTTCAGTTCGAATCCTCGGGGATGCGCGATTACCTGCGCAAGTTGCGCCCGACCGAATTCGAAGACCTCATCGCCATGAACGCCCTCTATCGTCCGGGGCCGCTCGACGCCAACATGATCGATGAGTACATCGCCCGCAAACACGGCCACAAGGAGATCGTCCATCTCCACCCGCGCATCGAGCCGGTGCTGAAGGACACCTATGGCGTCATCGTCTACCAGGATCAGGTGATGCAGGTCGCCGCCGAGTTGGCCGGTTTCTCCATGGCCAAGGCCGACACGTTGCGGGCGGCGATGGGCAAGAAGAACGCCGAGATCATGGCCCGCATGAAGGGCGAGTTCATCGGCGGCGCGGTGACCCGCGGCGTGGAAGAAGCAACCGCGGAGAAGATCTTCGAGTTCTGCGAGACCTTCGCCCGGTATGGATTCAACCGCTCTCATGCCGCCGCCTATGCGCTTCTGGCGTACCGTTGCGCCTACCTGAAAGCCCACCATCCGGTCGAGTTTATGGCGGCGACGATGTCGTCGGAGACGGGGGACACCGACCGCATCCGGGTGCTGATGCGCGAGTGCCGACGCTTGGGTCTGAGTGTCGACCCGCCCGACATCAATGCCTCGGGGGCCGCCTTCACCGCCCTCGGTGATCGCATCCTCTTCGGTCTGTCCGCCGTGAAGAACGTCGGCGAGAGCGCCGTGCTGTCGGTGGTCCGGTCGCGCCAAGAGGGGGGACCGTACACGTCGCTGTTTGATTTCACCGCCAGAGTTGACGGCCGGGCCGTGAACCGCCGCGCCCTCGAGGCCTTGGTCTGCTCCGGAGCATTCGACCGTGTTCCCGGCCATCGCGCCCAGATCCTGGCCGTGGTAGAGGATGCCATGTCCTGGGGGGCACAGAGCGCCGCCGACCGACGGGTCGGACAGGCATCGCTCTTCGCCGCCGGCGAACAGGAGTCGACCGCGCCCGCGCTTCCGGACGTGCCGCGCTGGACGAAGGAGCAACTCTGGGCCAAGGAAAAAGAGGTTCTGGGCTTCTATGTCTCCGGCCACCCGTTGCAGGCCTATGCCGACGACCTTAAGTTGTTCGCGACCGCGACCACCGACCAGGCGGGTGAACTTCCCGACGAATCCGACGTCCAGATCGCCGGCGTGGTCACGCAGGTCAGGACTCAGACCGACCGCAAGGGCCAATTGATGGCCTTTCTTACGCTGGAGGATTTCGGCGGCTCGATCGAGGCGATCTGTTTTGCCGATCCCTATCGCCGCTATGGGTCGATCCTGACCAACGACGCCCTCGTGATTCTCGGGGGACGTCTCTCGACACGCGAGGGGGAACAGCCCAAGATCGTTGTCCAGACCGCGGTCTTGCTGTCCCAGGCGCGACAGAGCGCGGTGCTTGATGTCCATGCCCATCTGACCCCGGAGCAAATCAACGATGGTATTCTTGATGAATTGGATGCTATTTTGGGCCGGTACGACCGGGGGAACGGGTTTCTCTACCTGCATGTCCCCGTCGGCGACGAGATGGTGAAGATCCGGGCGCGTCGAATCCGCCTTGAGGGAGGCCGGGAACTGGTCGATTCACTGAGGGAACTCTTGGGCGAAGAGGCGGTATTTTGTACAAGAGGGTAG
- a CDS encoding cyclic 2,3-diphosphoglycerate synthase, with amino-acid sequence MARRILIQGAAGRDFHNFNTVFRGNRSYVVVGFTAAQIPNIDGRRYPAKLAGPGYPKGIPIYKEQTLERLVRDLRVDEVVFSYSDVPYTYVMHQAARVISSGADFTLLGPARTMLESKAPVVAVCAVRTGAGKSQTTRRVCALLKERGLRVVAIRHPMPYGDLTRQVCQRFAKLSDLDKHHCTIEEREEYEPHIVTGTIIYAGVDYAKILHEAEAEADVIVWDGGNNDLPFFRPDLHITVADPHRPGHELLYYPGEVNLMMADAIVINKLGTAPPEGVERVRANIARHNPKAVVIDAASPISVDAPERITGQRVLVIEDGPTLTHGEMKYGAGIVAARKYGAAEIVDPRPWIRGTLKETFATYPGIGTLLPAMGYGSKQVADMQATINAARVDTVIIATPIDLRRLIKIKHPTVRVRYDLAEIGKPDLAGVIDAKLRLRKRRR; translated from the coding sequence ATGGCACGACGGATACTGATCCAGGGCGCCGCCGGGCGTGACTTCCACAACTTCAACACGGTGTTTCGCGGCAACCGATCCTATGTGGTGGTCGGATTCACCGCCGCCCAGATTCCCAACATCGACGGCCGCCGTTATCCTGCCAAGCTGGCCGGTCCGGGATATCCGAAGGGCATCCCGATCTACAAGGAGCAGACGCTCGAACGGCTGGTGCGCGATTTGAGAGTCGACGAGGTCGTCTTTTCCTATTCCGATGTCCCCTACACCTATGTAATGCATCAGGCGGCCCGGGTCATCTCATCCGGCGCCGACTTCACGCTTTTGGGACCGGCCCGGACGATGCTTGAATCCAAGGCCCCGGTGGTCGCGGTCTGCGCGGTGCGCACCGGCGCGGGAAAATCCCAGACGACGCGGCGTGTCTGCGCCCTTCTAAAGGAACGCGGCCTGCGCGTTGTCGCCATCCGTCATCCGATGCCGTATGGCGATCTTACCAGGCAGGTCTGTCAGCGCTTTGCGAAACTGTCGGACCTCGACAAACACCACTGCACGATCGAGGAACGCGAGGAATACGAGCCGCACATCGTCACCGGAACGATCATCTACGCCGGCGTCGACTACGCGAAGATCTTGCACGAGGCCGAAGCCGAGGCCGACGTCATCGTCTGGGACGGCGGCAACAACGACCTGCCGTTCTTCCGGCCCGACTTGCACATCACCGTGGCCGATCCGCATCGTCCGGGTCATGAACTGCTGTACTACCCCGGCGAGGTCAATTTGATGATGGCCGACGCCATTGTCATCAACAAGCTCGGCACCGCGCCACCGGAGGGGGTCGAACGGGTGCGGGCCAACATCGCCCGGCACAACCCCAAGGCGGTCGTGATCGACGCCGCCTCGCCGATCTCGGTCGATGCCCCCGAGCGCATCACCGGCCAGCGCGTCTTGGTGATCGAGGATGGCCCCACCCTCACACACGGGGAAATGAAATACGGCGCCGGGATCGTGGCGGCGCGCAAGTACGGCGCCGCCGAGATCGTCGACCCGCGCCCGTGGATTCGCGGCACGCTGAAGGAGACCTTTGCGACCTATCCGGGGATCGGCACGCTCTTGCCGGCGATGGGGTACGGCAGTAAGCAGGTGGCCGACATGCAGGCGACGATCAATGCCGCCAGGGTCGACACTGTCATCATCGCCACGCCGATCGATCTGCGGCGCTTGATCAAGATCAAACACCCGACCGTGCGCGTGCGCTATGATCTCGCCGAGATCGGCAAGCCCGATCTGGCCGGCGTGATCGACGCCAAGCTGCGGCTACGCAAACGGCGGCGTTGA
- a CDS encoding aldehyde dehydrogenase family protein, with protein MAAPARGDAKEHKNLIGGRWVASKTGKTFENRNPADKRELVGVFQKSDHRDVDAAVTAAAEAFRSWRLVPAPKRAEILYKVGERLMQKKEDCARDMTREMGKILKETRGDVQEAIDMSYYMAGEGRRQFGQTTPSELRNKFQMSVRQPLGVCAMITPWNFPMAIPSWKIMPALVLGNTIVIKPATDTPLSVVNFLSVLTECGVPPGVINMVTGSGRDVGEALINHPDVKLVSFTGSTEVGRNVSSLCGPEFKHTCLEMGGKNAQMVMDDADLDLAIEGALWGGFGTTGQRCTATSRVIVHKKVYKQFITMYVERARKLRVGNGLDEKTDMGPTINEGQLHTVERYVEIGKKEDGATLLCGGHRLTQGDFKHGFFHEPTIFGDVDPKMRLAQEEIFGPVVSIIPVDSFDQALEVCNDVAYGLSASLYTRDVNRAFAAMRDVYTGIFYVNAPTIGAEVHLPFGGTKATGNGHREAGQAALDVFSEWKAIYVDFSGALQKAQIDE; from the coding sequence ATGGCCGCGCCTGCTCGTGGCGATGCGAAAGAGCACAAGAACCTGATCGGCGGCCGATGGGTCGCTTCCAAAACCGGCAAGACCTTCGAGAATCGCAATCCGGCCGACAAACGTGAACTGGTCGGCGTCTTCCAGAAATCGGACCATCGCGACGTCGATGCCGCGGTCACCGCCGCCGCTGAGGCCTTCCGTTCCTGGCGTCTGGTCCCGGCGCCGAAACGGGCTGAGATCCTCTACAAGGTCGGCGAGCGGCTGATGCAGAAGAAGGAGGACTGCGCGCGTGACATGACCCGCGAGATGGGGAAAATCCTCAAAGAGACGCGTGGCGACGTGCAAGAAGCGATCGACATGTCGTACTACATGGCCGGAGAAGGTAGACGTCAGTTCGGCCAGACCACCCCCTCGGAACTGCGCAACAAATTCCAGATGTCGGTGCGCCAGCCGCTCGGCGTCTGCGCCATGATCACGCCGTGGAACTTCCCGATGGCGATCCCCTCATGGAAGATCATGCCCGCGCTGGTGCTGGGAAACACGATCGTGATCAAGCCGGCGACCGACACGCCGTTGTCGGTGGTCAACTTCCTGTCCGTTCTCACCGAGTGTGGCGTGCCGCCCGGCGTCATCAACATGGTCACCGGCTCCGGCCGCGATGTCGGCGAGGCATTGATCAATCATCCCGATGTGAAGCTCGTCTCCTTCACCGGCTCGACCGAGGTCGGGCGCAATGTCTCCAGCTTGTGTGGTCCGGAATTCAAGCATACCTGCCTCGAAATGGGCGGGAAGAACGCGCAAATGGTGATGGATGACGCCGACCTCGATCTGGCCATCGAGGGCGCCCTCTGGGGCGGCTTCGGCACCACCGGGCAGCGCTGCACCGCCACCTCGCGCGTGATCGTGCACAAGAAGGTGTACAAGCAGTTCATCACGATGTATGTCGAGCGCGCCCGCAAGCTGCGGGTCGGCAACGGCCTCGACGAGAAGACCGACATGGGTCCGACGATCAACGAGGGGCAGTTGCACACGGTCGAGCGCTATGTCGAGATCGGAAAGAAAGAGGATGGCGCCACGCTGTTGTGCGGCGGCCACCGTCTGACTCAGGGCGACTTCAAGCATGGTTTCTTCCATGAACCGACAATCTTCGGCGACGTCGATCCCAAGATGCGTCTGGCGCAGGAGGAGATCTTCGGCCCGGTGGTTTCGATCATCCCGGTCGACTCGTTCGATCAGGCGCTCGAAGTCTGCAATGATGTCGCGTACGGGCTGTCGGCGTCGCTGTACACCCGCGATGTCAACCGCGCCTTCGCCGCGATGCGTGATGTCTACACCGGAATATTCTATGTCAACGCCCCGACGATCGGCGCCGAGGTACACCTCCCCTTTGGCGGCACCAAGGCCACCGGCAATGGGCACCGCGAAGCGGGGCAGGCGGCATTGGATGTCTTTTCGGAGTGGAAGGCGATCTATGTCGACTTCTCCGGCGCATTACAGAAGGCGCAAATTGATGAGTAG
- a CDS encoding MATE family efflux transporter has protein sequence MDKVSTPSEAPVPDTPTIAARKPIDPRHVYRAVLRTGLPSVIGYAATQLYSLTDMFWVSRLGPEPVAGLAIFGAFYWVISSVNQIAGAGSVAIIARRYGEKDIARTQTAIVEAFVLKFVTAAACAVVGYLLTPWIVRLLGAEGEITDHAVAYGRVMFLGLVFSFPCWTLFTSLRGIDHPRYAMVIMIVSMIFNAILDPFLIFGLAGLPKLGVAGAAWASNAGFALTVLVGLAMFFRGAFRIRLDWAAVRRMHVSTLGQMMRIGLPSGISSISFSLARMVVTPMIAHYGASYVAVYGAGSRVIELGIILAVGLELGLSPMIGHALGARDKLLAWVTARKAIGLGVIVMTAFGAVMAICASPLTRVFFSDPSFGEIGTVFFRVMALQLPFVGAFVLFEGTFMGAGNTVPTMVIGLIHAWVLQVPLIWLFSHVLGGGPQGVWWGYVASEGITAIVYGWWFSRKRWLHQEV, from the coding sequence ATGGACAAGGTGAGCACGCCATCCGAGGCGCCGGTCCCGGACACCCCGACAATCGCCGCGCGCAAACCGATCGACCCACGGCATGTCTACCGTGCGGTGCTGCGCACGGGACTGCCATCGGTGATCGGCTACGCCGCGACACAACTCTATAGTCTGACCGACATGTTCTGGGTCAGTCGTCTCGGTCCGGAGCCGGTCGCGGGATTGGCGATCTTCGGGGCCTTCTATTGGGTGATCTCCTCGGTCAATCAGATCGCCGGCGCCGGTTCGGTGGCGATCATCGCCCGTCGCTACGGCGAGAAGGACATCGCGCGCACACAGACCGCCATCGTCGAGGCCTTCGTCCTGAAGTTCGTGACGGCCGCCGCCTGCGCCGTCGTGGGCTACCTGTTGACGCCGTGGATCGTGCGTCTCCTCGGAGCGGAAGGCGAAATCACAGACCATGCCGTGGCCTATGGCCGGGTGATGTTCCTCGGCCTGGTGTTCAGCTTCCCATGCTGGACGTTGTTCACCTCGTTGCGCGGCATCGATCATCCCCGTTATGCGATGGTGATCATGATCGTCTCGATGATCTTCAACGCCATTCTTGATCCATTCCTCATCTTCGGCCTGGCGGGACTCCCGAAGCTGGGCGTCGCCGGAGCGGCATGGGCGTCGAACGCCGGCTTTGCCCTGACCGTTTTGGTCGGACTGGCGATGTTCTTTCGCGGCGCCTTCCGCATTCGTCTCGATTGGGCGGCGGTGCGGCGGATGCACGTCTCCACGCTGGGTCAGATGATGCGGATCGGCCTCCCGTCCGGTATCAGTTCAATCTCCTTCTCGTTGGCACGGATGGTGGTCACGCCGATGATCGCGCACTACGGCGCGTCCTACGTGGCGGTCTATGGCGCCGGGAGTCGCGTGATCGAATTGGGGATCATCCTGGCCGTGGGACTCGAACTGGGCCTTTCACCCATGATCGGCCACGCGCTCGGCGCCAGGGACAAACTCCTGGCCTGGGTCACGGCCCGCAAAGCGATCGGCCTGGGCGTGATCGTGATGACGGCATTTGGTGCCGTGATGGCAATCTGCGCCTCGCCGCTGACCCGGGTGTTCTTCTCGGATCCGTCATTCGGTGAAATCGGCACCGTGTTCTTCCGCGTCATGGCGCTCCAACTCCCGTTCGTCGGTGCCTTCGTCCTGTTCGAGGGCACGTTCATGGGTGCCGGCAACACAGTGCCGACCATGGTCATCGGCTTGATCCACGCCTGGGTTCTGCAGGTGCCGTTGATCTGGCTCTTCTCGCACGTTCTCGGCGGGGGGCCGCAGGGTGTTTGGTGGGGATATGTCGCCTCTGAGGGAATCACCGCCATCGTCTACGGCTGGTGGTTCTCGCGCAAGCGCTGGCTGCACCAAGAAGTATAG
- a CDS encoding MBL fold metallo-hydrolase: protein MNTPRLIILGSSAGKASAHRASSSYLLDLGTHGVLIDCGDGATRNFLRAGYAPEWVDVIVITHTHADHVCGLTYFLQQRYLAGTTQPMVIYCPKDAIAPLIDLLDLGHLHIERLPFPLRFESLESGRPVNVNGARLTPYPTTHFAAGRLWRQAHGFIGNDECFAIGIATGGRTVLYSSDLGSLADLDAVPPPIHWVLVETSHVVIDELWPWARKRGIHRVILTHLSDDFDVDAALNSASDRDAEMLIAEDGMTLDITGGAVTRWTR, encoded by the coding sequence ATGAACACGCCAAGACTCATCATCCTCGGCTCCTCAGCAGGCAAGGCCTCGGCCCACCGTGCATCATCATCCTACTTGCTGGATCTCGGCACGCATGGCGTCCTCATCGATTGCGGCGACGGCGCCACGCGCAACTTCCTCCGGGCCGGGTATGCGCCGGAATGGGTTGATGTTATCGTCATCACACACACCCATGCCGACCATGTCTGCGGACTAACCTACTTCCTCCAGCAGCGCTATCTGGCAGGTACAACTCAACCAATGGTCATCTACTGCCCTAAGGATGCCATCGCACCTTTGATCGATCTCCTTGACCTTGGCCACCTGCACATCGAACGCCTGCCGTTTCCGCTCCGGTTTGAGTCACTGGAATCGGGTCGCCCGGTGAATGTGAACGGTGCGCGCCTGACGCCGTATCCGACGACTCACTTCGCCGCCGGACGCCTTTGGCGGCAGGCGCATGGATTCATTGGCAACGACGAGTGCTTCGCGATCGGCATCGCCACCGGTGGGCGCACCGTCCTCTACTCCTCGGACCTGGGATCGCTGGCGGATCTGGATGCCGTACCGCCGCCGATCCACTGGGTGTTGGTCGAAACCAGCCATGTGGTGATCGACGAACTCTGGCCCTGGGCGAGGAAGCGCGGTATTCATCGCGTGATTCTCACCCACTTGTCAGACGATTTCGACGTCGATGCGGCGCTCAACTCCGCGTCTGATCGCGACGCTGAGATGCTCATCGCCGAGGACGGCATGACACTGGACATCACAGGCGGGGCAGTCACGCGATGGACAAGGTGA